From Hippea alviniae EP5-r, the proteins below share one genomic window:
- a CDS encoding FAD-binding oxidoreductase produces MNRRALHKIKNIFKNRCLTDKLSRVQYSYDATQKMYLPDVVVIAENTQEISQLMKIANRYKIPVVARGWGSGFTGGALNIEGGICLSLEKMDKVIELDLDNMMVWVETGMVNYDLQEYVKPYGLFFPPDPSSWKFSTIGGNIAENAGGPRAVKYGVMKDWVKGLEIVLADGTIMKTGSKNIKDVAGYDLTSLIVGSEGTLAIITKALLRLFPLPETKKTMQIAFDNMSKAAAFVNKILLNGIIPVAIEFVDKDAIKTVKDATGVDLPDADAILIVEVDGSKNQVEEDAAKIERLTKNESSVMLFRIAKDEKEADDIWFARRSISPTLKRIADGKLNEDIVVPRSKLAEMISKLQEISKKYGLPIVNFGHAGDGNIHVNIMYHTDNKDETKRAFKAMDDVFNECIKLGGSITGEHGVGITKQDYLEKQIGKEQIELLRRIKRAFDPNNIINPHKMRL; encoded by the coding sequence ATGAACAGAAGGGCTTTACACAAGATAAAAAACATATTCAAAAATAGGTGCCTAACGGATAAGCTAAGCAGGGTTCAATACTCATACGATGCCACACAGAAGATGTACCTTCCCGATGTTGTCGTTATAGCAGAAAACACTCAAGAGATATCTCAATTAATGAAAATAGCCAACAGATACAAAATCCCTGTTGTAGCACGAGGGTGGGGAAGCGGCTTTACCGGTGGTGCTTTGAATATAGAAGGTGGAATATGTTTATCGCTTGAAAAGATGGATAAGGTGATAGAGCTTGACCTTGACAACATGATGGTCTGGGTTGAAACAGGTATGGTAAATTACGATTTGCAGGAGTATGTAAAACCGTATGGATTGTTCTTTCCACCTGACCCGTCAAGCTGGAAGTTTTCGACAATCGGCGGAAACATAGCAGAAAACGCAGGCGGGCCAAGGGCCGTTAAATACGGCGTTATGAAAGATTGGGTTAAAGGACTTGAGATAGTGCTTGCAGACGGCACAATCATGAAAACAGGCTCAAAGAACATAAAGGATGTTGCAGGTTATGATTTAACAAGCCTGATAGTGGGAAGCGAAGGGACATTAGCCATAATCACAAAGGCGCTTCTTAGGTTATTTCCCTTACCAGAGACAAAAAAAACAATGCAGATTGCCTTTGACAATATGAGCAAAGCTGCAGCATTTGTAAATAAAATACTTCTAAACGGTATTATCCCTGTTGCAATCGAGTTTGTTGATAAGGATGCGATAAAGACGGTTAAGGATGCAACGGGAGTTGATTTACCCGATGCAGATGCGATCCTGATAGTTGAAGTTGACGGAAGCAAAAATCAGGTTGAAGAAGATGCAGCCAAGATAGAAAGACTAACCAAAAACGAAAGCTCGGTAATGCTTTTTAGAATAGCAAAAGACGAAAAGGAAGCTGATGATATATGGTTTGCACGACGCTCTATATCGCCAACTCTAAAACGCATAGCAGACGGCAAATTAAACGAAGATATAGTTGTCCCGCGCTCAAAATTAGCCGAGATGATAAGCAAACTGCAGGAGATCTCAAAAAAATACGGCCTACCCATCGTCAATTTCGGTCATGCAGGTGACGGTAATATCCATGTGAATATCATGTATCACACAGACAACAAAGACGAGACAAAGCGGGCTTTTAAGGCTATGGATGATGTATTCAATGAGTGCATAAAACTTGGTGGTTCGATAACCGGAGAGCATGGAGTGGGTATAACAAAGCAGGACTATTTAGAAAAGCAGATAGGAAAAGAGCAGATTGAACTGCTAAGAAGAATTAAAAGGGCATTTGACCCAAACAATATAATAAATCCGCACAAGATGA